From a region of the Ficedula albicollis isolate OC2 chromosome 1A, FicAlb1.5, whole genome shotgun sequence genome:
- the LOC101821174 gene encoding histone H5, whose protein sequence is MSDSPIPLPPASATKPKRARSARRPAAHPAYSDMVTAAIRADKSRGGSSRQSIQKYVKSHYKVGQNADVQIRLAIRRLLAAGVLKQTKGVGASGSFRLAKASRAKRSPSRKRKKAARRSTSPRKKARSRRSKSPAKKPKSAARKARKKSRSPKKAKKPKTVKAKSRPKKAKRSKSRAKSGARKSPKKK, encoded by the coding sequence ATGAGCGACAGCCCGATCCCACTGCCACCGGCTTCGGCCACCAAGCCCAAGCGGGCGCGGTCGGCGCGGCGGCCAGCAGCCCACCCCGCGTACTCGGACATGGTCACGGCAGCCATCCGGGCCGACAAGAGCCGCGGCGGCTCGTCCCGGCAGTCCATCCAGAAGTACGTGAAGAGCCACTACAAGGTGGGCCAGAACGCCGACGTGCAGATCAGGCTGGCCATCCGGCGCCTGCTGGCCGCCGGAGTCCTCAAGCAGACCAAAGGAGTTGGTGCCTCCGGCTCTTTCCGCCTAGCCAAGGCCAGCAGGGCCAAGAGGTCTCCTtccaggaagaggaagaaggcaGCCAGGAGATCCACTTCGCCCCGCAAGAAGGCTAGGTCCAGGAGATCCAAGTCGCCGGCCAAGAAGCCCAAGTCTGCCGCCAGGAAGGCCAGGAAGAAGTCAAGGAGCCCAAAGAAAGCCAAGAAGCCAAAGACTGTTAAGGCCAAGTCCAGACCCAAGAAGGCAAAGCGGTCGAAATCCAGAGCCAAGTCCGGTGCCCGGAAATCGCCCAAGAAGAAGTGA
- the TRIOBP gene encoding TRIO and F-actin-binding protein: MLHQRHQPDLLNFKKGWMSILDEPGEWKKHWFVLTDSSLRYYRDSNAEEADDLDGEIDLRSCTDVTEFAVQRNYGFQIHTKDAVFTLSAMTSGIRRNWIEALRKNVRPVSAPDVTKLPDCDKENLRNSAPQKGSLRAEEQQRPGSGSEGNSKGTHWKADGQRHAFDYVELSPLPQDPGNQGSLQRTKGSLRISERAPKYEELERDLAMRSEERRKWFESPDGRVPNSEGPAGDPSRRAGEQDLPTAPLSEEQRARLNEEIEKKWLELERLPLKDLRRVPLTTLLNQSKGGQGDTSEALKKEIQSLRAQLESCRARNESLREAAKSQGDSHVPRGYISQEACERSLAEMESSHQQVMEELQRHHQRELERLRQEKERLLAEEAAATAAAIEALKKAHREEMNKELGRTRSFQQCSSLPEALQKQHQLDVESLKRELQVLSEQYSQKCLEIGELTQKAEEREQILERCQREGKDLLQKNQELQTRLSDEIGKLRSFISSRGSGDRASHNNERSSCELEVLLRVKENELQYVKKEVQCLREELQMMQKDKRFASGKYQDVYAELNHIKVRSEREIEQLKEHLRLAMAALQEKESLCNSK, from the exons ATGCTGCACCAGCGACATCAG ccgGATCTTCTCAATTTCAAGAAGGGATGGATGTCCATCCTGGACGAGCCAGGAGAG TGGAAGAAACATTGGTTCGTGCTGACCGACTCGAGCCTGAGGTATTACCGGGACTCGAACGCAGAGGAG GCTGATGACCTGGACGGGGAAATCGACCTGCGGTCCTGCACGGATGTGACGGAGTTCGCGGTGCAGCGCAACTACGGCTTCCAGATACAC ACAAAGGATGCCGTCTTCACCCTGTCAGCGATGACCTCTGGCATCCGGCGCAACTGGATCGAGGCCCTGAGGAAGAATGTGCGCCCAGTCAGTGCTCCAGATGTCACCAA acTCCCGGACTGTGACAAGGAGAACTTGCGTAACTCTGCTCCCCAGAAGGGCTCGCTGCGGGCGGAGGAGCAGCAGCGGCCGGGCTCGGGCTCCGAGGGGAACTCCAAGGGCACTCACTGGAAGGCGGATGGGCAGCGCCATGCCTTCGACTACGTGGAGCTGTCTCCCTTGCCACAGGACCCTGGAAACCAGGGCTCCCTGCAGAGGACGAAAGGGAGCCTGAGGATCTCGGAGCGAGCTCCCAAGTACGAGGAGCTGGAGCGGGATCTGGCCATGCGTTCGGAGGAGAGGCGGAAATGGTTCGAGAGCCCCGACGGCCGGGTCCCCAACAGCGAGGGCCCCGCAGGAGACCCTTCccgcagggctggggagcaggacctccccactgctcccctgTCAGAGGAGCAGCGGGCTCGTCTGAACGAGGAGATAGAGAAGaagtggctggagctggagcgCCTGCCCTTGAAGGACTTGCGGCGGGTGCCCTTGACAACACTGCTGAACCAGAGCAAGGGGGGCCAGGGAGACACCAGTGAGGCGCTGAAAAAGGAG ATCCAGTCACTTCGGGCACAGCTGGAGTCCTGCCGGGCCAGAAATGAGAGCCTTCGGGAGGCAGCAAAGTCCCAGGGGGACAGCCATGTGCCCCGAGGGTACATCTCACAG GAGGCCTGTGAGCGCAGCCTGGCTGAGATGGAGTCATCCCACCAGCAAGtgatggaggagctgcagaggcacCACCAGCGGGAGCTGGAGCGGCTGCGGCAGGAGAAGGAGCGGCTcctggcagaggaggcagcagcaacagcagcag CCATTGAGGCACTGAAGAAAGCCCACCGGGAGGAAATGAAcaaggagctgggcaggacacGGAGCTTCCAGCAATGCAGCTCGCTCCCAGAAGCCCTCCAGAAGCAGCACCA GTTGGACGTGGAGTCGCTGAAGCGGGAACTGCAGGTGCTTTCTGAGCAGTATTCCCAAAAGTGCCTGGAAATCGGGGAGCTCACCCAGAAGGCAGAAGAGCGGGAGCAGATCCTGGAGCGCTGTCAGCGCGAGGGAAAGGACCTCCTCCAGAAAAACCAG gagctgcagacccGCCTCTCGGATGAGATCGGGAAGCTGCGGAGCTTTATTTCGTCGCGGGGCTCTGGGGACCGCGCTTCGCACAACAACGAGCGGAGTTCCTGCGAGCTGGAG gtgctgctgcGGGTGAAGGAGAACGAGCTCCAGTACGTAAAGAAGGAGGTGCAGTGCCTCcgggaggagctgcagatgaTGCAAAAG GACAAGAGATTTGCCTCAGGGAAATACCAAGATGTCTATGCCGAGCTGAATCACATTAAGGTGCGCTCGGAGCGTGAGATcgagcagctgaaggagcacCTGCGCCTGGccatggcagctctgcaggagaagGAGTCGCTGTGCAACAGCAAGTAA